The following proteins are co-located in the Maridesulfovibrio sp. genome:
- a CDS encoding cytochrome c maturation protein CcmE, producing MAKKGGKGVYIAALILFLGGLGYLIYSGISQDSVYFLNVSEALAMNEAELGQARLFGKVAPQNIETKAGGLGVAFDLKDQKENTQTIRVDYKGAVPDTFKEGVEVIVEGTFVGGNKLFKATSLITKCPSKYEKENREG from the coding sequence ATGGCCAAGAAAGGTGGAAAAGGCGTATATATTGCTGCCTTGATCCTTTTTCTCGGTGGACTGGGTTACCTGATTTATTCGGGTATTTCTCAGGACAGCGTGTATTTTCTTAATGTTTCAGAGGCTCTTGCAATGAATGAAGCCGAGCTTGGACAGGCAAGGCTGTTCGGCAAGGTAGCGCCTCAGAATATTGAGACTAAGGCTGGAGGACTCGGTGTTGCTTTTGATCTTAAAGATCAGAAGGAAAATACCCAGACTATCCGCGTTGATTACAAGGGGGCCGTCCCTGACACTTTCAAGGAAGGGGTAGAGGTTATTGTGGAGGGAACTTTTGTCGGCGGTAATAAGCTGTTCAAAGCCACCTCCCTGATCACCAAGTGTCCTTCCAAGTATGAAAAGGAAAACCGCGAGGGGTGA
- a CDS encoding sigma 54-interacting transcriptional regulator, whose product MTRNGLTERVDNIYLSTLSEILDSVAPHHDLEPSLNAILEVLSKDLHFPRAFLAIMDPESEKLKLSITHSPAKDYTATYAPGKGVVGKVYETGESVIIPRMSDDDQMLNKAFNRSEEEQKALSFICVPVIRTDSDGNQEVIGALSVDSPILPMDNLHEHKHFLEVVAALISNQVSRLQEEMSLQAQMLSQGMMPGAVDVPPPADFVATSKSMKQVLRQARQVGPSRATALLRGESGTGKELLAEAIHSCSPRRDKPLVKLNCAALPAELVESELFGHQKGAFTGAYQNKRGLFEIANNGTLFLDEIGELSLDAQAKVLRAIQEKEIQRVGSEQPIAVDVRLICATHQPLEQLLRDGKFREDLFYRINVFPVFIPPLRERREDILPLAEKFLDLFAGEYSKEIKRISSPAIDLFTQYHWPGNVRELKNCIERAVLICEEEVIRTYHLPPTLQTAESTATDTSLSFGEAVAKFEQELLVDSLKKARGNMLQAARDLRVSYRIVNYKVKKYNIDVKKYAGAKKKK is encoded by the coding sequence ATGACTAGAAACGGACTGACGGAACGAGTGGACAATATTTATCTTTCAACTTTGAGTGAAATTCTTGATTCTGTAGCTCCCCATCACGATTTGGAACCCAGCCTCAATGCTATTCTTGAAGTTCTGTCCAAAGACCTCCACTTCCCGCGTGCATTCCTGGCCATTATGGACCCGGAATCGGAAAAGCTGAAGCTTTCCATTACCCACAGCCCAGCAAAAGACTACACCGCCACTTACGCACCGGGCAAAGGCGTTGTGGGTAAAGTATACGAGACCGGTGAATCTGTAATCATCCCCAGAATGTCTGATGATGATCAGATGCTCAATAAAGCATTCAACAGGTCTGAAGAAGAGCAAAAGGCTCTTTCATTCATCTGCGTCCCTGTAATAAGGACGGATTCAGACGGCAATCAGGAAGTTATCGGCGCACTGAGCGTTGACTCTCCTATCCTGCCTATGGATAACCTGCATGAACACAAGCATTTCCTCGAAGTTGTAGCAGCCCTTATTTCCAATCAGGTTTCCCGCTTACAAGAAGAAATGTCCCTGCAGGCCCAGATGCTTTCTCAAGGCATGATGCCCGGAGCGGTGGATGTTCCCCCACCGGCAGACTTCGTGGCCACTTCCAAAAGCATGAAGCAGGTTCTCAGGCAGGCCCGACAGGTCGGTCCCAGCCGTGCGACCGCCCTGCTTCGCGGTGAATCCGGCACCGGTAAGGAACTCCTTGCCGAGGCTATTCATTCCTGCAGCCCCAGAAGAGATAAACCGCTGGTTAAGCTCAACTGTGCCGCACTGCCTGCTGAACTAGTTGAAAGTGAACTTTTCGGACACCAGAAAGGTGCATTCACCGGAGCTTATCAGAACAAACGCGGGCTATTTGAAATAGCAAACAACGGAACTCTCTTCCTTGATGAAATCGGGGAACTGTCCCTTGATGCACAGGCCAAGGTTCTGCGCGCCATTCAGGAAAAGGAAATCCAGCGTGTCGGTTCCGAGCAGCCCATCGCTGTTGATGTCCGCTTAATCTGCGCGACCCACCAGCCCTTGGAACAACTGCTGCGTGACGGCAAATTCAGGGAAGACCTTTTCTATCGCATCAACGTCTTCCCCGTGTTTATTCCGCCTTTGCGCGAACGCCGTGAGGACATTCTGCCGCTGGCTGAAAAGTTCCTCGACTTATTTGCCGGAGAATACAGTAAGGAAATCAAACGTATCTCCAGCCCTGCAATCGATCTTTTCACCCAGTACCACTGGCCGGGGAACGTACGTGAGCTGAAAAACTGCATAGAACGTGCTGTTCTCATCTGCGAGGAAGAGGTAATCAGGACTTATCACCTGCCACCAACCCTGCAGACAGCTGAATCAACCGCCACTGACACTTCACTCTCCTTTGGAGAGGCTGTCGCGAAGTTTGAACAGGAACTGCTGGTTGATTCACTGAAAAAGGCTCGCGGTAACATGCTGCAAGCTGCCAGAGACCTGCGTGTCAGCTACCGTATCGTTAACTACAAGGTTAAGAAGTACAATATTGACGTCAAAAAATACGCAGGCGCTAAAAAGAAAAAATAG
- a CDS encoding 2-oxoacid:acceptor oxidoreductase family protein: MNNQPLDRFEIRLSGLGGQGILTLGKVMGTGLALGHGYFVTQTQSYGPEARGGASRSDLVISSNVISYPKAESLDLLIALSQEACNMYYRNLKPGGLLMIETDLVKQPPVNQFIGLPFTKLAKEKLGLPQAMNTIVLGAATYLLPFAQQRTMRKNLEDVLPAKIRDINVKAFNMGFREAKKSFGDPERLWKDNSVIVSDDDSDYDSI; the protein is encoded by the coding sequence ATGAATAATCAACCTCTGGACAGATTTGAAATCCGCCTTTCCGGTCTCGGTGGTCAGGGTATCCTTACTCTGGGCAAGGTTATGGGGACCGGCTTGGCTCTCGGACACGGTTATTTTGTGACCCAGACCCAGAGTTACGGCCCGGAAGCCCGTGGCGGTGCCAGTCGTTCCGATCTGGTTATTTCGTCCAATGTGATCAGTTATCCTAAGGCTGAATCCCTTGATCTGCTTATCGCCCTGAGTCAGGAAGCGTGTAACATGTATTACCGTAACCTGAAGCCCGGTGGCCTGCTTATGATCGAAACCGATCTGGTCAAGCAGCCCCCGGTTAACCAGTTTATCGGCCTGCCTTTCACCAAGCTTGCCAAGGAGAAACTGGGCTTGCCTCAGGCTATGAATACAATTGTTCTGGGTGCGGCAACTTATCTGCTGCCATTTGCCCAGCAACGCACCATGCGTAAGAACCTTGAAGATGTCCTGCCTGCAAAGATCAGAGATATCAACGTTAAGGCTTTTAACATGGGGTTCCGTGAAGCCAAGAAAAGTTTCGGTGATCCCGAAAGACTCTGGAAAGATAATTCCGTAATAGTCTCGGACGATGATTCTGATTACGATTCCATTTAG
- the iorA gene encoding indolepyruvate ferredoxin oxidoreductase subunit alpha: MAHPLLKDSPGMKKLLLGNEAIVRGAIEAGIQVVTCYPGTPSSEVPDTFFRLSPEGDFTFEYSVNEKVALEVGGGATLAGAMTLTTMKHVGVNVAADPLMTLAYTGTPGGMVLLSADDPGCHSSQNEQDNRYYARLAGMPCLEPSTAQEAKDMTRDALNMSREMSAPFLLRTTTRVNHLRGPVEYGEVAKLAPAEGFKKNPAQFVPIPAFARRMHVDLLEKLEKLREMAETSKYNKISGNGKIGIVASGICRAYLADALADTGLADKFKILELGFTYPLPSKMITDFISSVEKVVVLEELEPFLENEIRVLAQKSSIAVEVIGKDNALLPLNDEYSTRNITAVIREVLGMEAEKIETCPAEEGLPMRPPNLCAGCTHRAAFYAVKKVFGPDAVCSSDIGCYTLGILPPLNAADFLLCMGSSISAGSGAARAAGQTVVGFIGDSTFFHSGITGLVNAVFNQHDILLVILDNATTAMTGHQPNPGVETTMLGSNPAQIDMEAIVKGCGVNEVRTVSPLNQKAITIALEELKEMSGVRVLIAKDPCPLFARRTLKKAPGQTAYVKNQSEEVLKVMEELACPAFEKTAEGVEINEILCSGCMLCLQLTKDIKARKRSS; encoded by the coding sequence ATGGCTCACCCACTTCTCAAGGACAGTCCGGGCATGAAAAAGCTGCTTCTCGGCAATGAAGCCATTGTCAGAGGCGCAATTGAAGCCGGTATCCAGGTAGTGACCTGCTACCCCGGCACCCCCTCCTCCGAAGTACCGGACACTTTCTTCCGCCTTTCCCCCGAAGGCGACTTCACTTTTGAATACTCGGTCAATGAAAAGGTTGCACTGGAAGTCGGCGGCGGCGCCACTCTCGCAGGCGCAATGACCCTGACCACCATGAAGCATGTAGGCGTAAACGTTGCTGCCGACCCGCTCATGACATTAGCCTATACCGGCACTCCCGGTGGTATGGTCCTGCTTTCTGCAGACGACCCCGGATGCCACTCCAGCCAGAACGAACAGGACAACCGCTACTACGCACGCCTTGCAGGCATGCCCTGCCTTGAGCCTTCTACCGCTCAGGAAGCCAAGGACATGACCCGCGATGCGCTGAATATGTCTCGCGAAATGTCTGCTCCGTTCCTGCTTCGCACCACCACCCGTGTCAACCACCTTCGCGGTCCGGTTGAATACGGTGAAGTCGCCAAGCTTGCTCCAGCTGAAGGATTCAAAAAGAATCCCGCTCAGTTTGTACCAATCCCGGCTTTCGCCCGCAGAATGCACGTAGATCTTCTTGAAAAACTCGAAAAACTGCGTGAAATGGCGGAAACCTCCAAGTACAACAAAATTTCCGGCAACGGGAAAATCGGTATCGTAGCTTCCGGTATCTGTAGAGCTTATCTTGCAGATGCACTGGCAGATACCGGCCTTGCCGATAAATTTAAAATTCTTGAACTGGGCTTTACTTATCCGCTGCCCTCCAAGATGATTACCGACTTTATCTCTTCCGTTGAAAAAGTAGTTGTTCTGGAAGAACTTGAGCCTTTCCTTGAAAACGAAATCAGGGTTCTGGCCCAGAAAAGTTCTATTGCAGTAGAAGTAATAGGTAAAGATAACGCCCTGCTGCCGCTGAACGACGAATATTCCACCAGAAACATCACTGCGGTTATCCGCGAAGTTCTGGGCATGGAAGCCGAAAAGATCGAAACCTGTCCCGCAGAAGAAGGACTGCCCATGCGTCCTCCGAACCTCTGTGCCGGCTGTACCCACCGTGCAGCTTTTTACGCAGTAAAGAAAGTATTCGGTCCCGATGCTGTATGTTCTTCCGATATCGGCTGTTACACTCTTGGCATTCTACCTCCGCTCAATGCTGCGGACTTCCTGCTCTGCATGGGTTCCTCCATCTCCGCAGGTTCCGGAGCAGCTAGAGCTGCAGGCCAGACCGTGGTCGGCTTCATCGGTGACTCAACCTTCTTCCATTCCGGTATCACCGGTCTGGTTAACGCGGTTTTCAACCAGCACGACATCCTGCTGGTGATTCTTGACAACGCCACCACAGCTATGACCGGACACCAGCCCAACCCCGGTGTTGAGACCACCATGCTCGGTTCCAACCCTGCACAGATTGACATGGAAGCCATCGTCAAAGGTTGTGGTGTAAACGAAGTTCGCACTGTAAGTCCGCTCAACCAGAAGGCCATTACCATAGCCCTTGAGGAACTTAAAGAAATGAGCGGCGTTCGCGTTCTCATCGCTAAAGATCCTTGCCCGCTTTTCGCTCGCAGGACCCTCAAAAAGGCTCCCGGACAGACCGCGTATGTAAAAAACCAGAGCGAAGAAGTCCTTAAGGTGATGGAAGAACTGGCCTGTCCAGCATTTGAAAAAACTGCGGAAGGCGTTGAAATCAACGAAATCCTTTGTTCCGGCTGTATGCTTTGCCTGCAGCTGACTAAAGATATTAAAGCCCGGAAAAGGAGCAGCTAA
- the nadD gene encoding nicotinate-nucleotide adenylyltransferase, with amino-acid sequence MKIGLFGGSFNPVHLTHIDVANGVLNRLGLDKILFVPAGNPYHKEQGEMLPAALRYELVEKAVQGCAGFGISDIDISANGPTYTVDTLREALRRYPDAELYFIMGQDSLDTFTTWKGWQSIPELANVVAVSRAEADYGAMARELKRIFPDLAETGQNVWQLKGGKSIYIIGDFDFVISSTFVREEWKKGGDVSGLVPQAVADCMDEYAVEIGQFWK; translated from the coding sequence ATGAAAATTGGTTTGTTTGGCGGAAGTTTTAACCCGGTTCATCTGACGCATATTGATGTTGCTAACGGTGTTTTAAATCGTCTTGGTCTTGATAAGATTCTGTTTGTTCCGGCGGGTAATCCTTATCATAAAGAGCAGGGCGAAATGCTTCCTGCGGCGTTACGTTATGAACTGGTTGAAAAGGCTGTGCAAGGTTGTGCAGGATTTGGTATCAGCGATATTGATATCTCTGCAAATGGGCCTACTTATACCGTCGATACCTTGCGCGAAGCCTTACGCCGTTATCCCGATGCCGAACTCTATTTTATTATGGGGCAGGATTCTCTCGATACTTTCACTACTTGGAAGGGCTGGCAGAGTATTCCCGAATTAGCCAATGTTGTTGCTGTGAGCCGGGCAGAAGCTGACTATGGTGCCATGGCCCGCGAGCTTAAACGTATTTTTCCTGATTTGGCTGAAACAGGACAAAATGTCTGGCAGCTGAAGGGTGGAAAGTCGATTTACATTATCGGAGATTTTGATTTTGTAATCAGTTCTACTTTTGTGCGCGAGGAATGGAAAAAGGGAGGCGATGTTTCCGGGCTAGTCCCGCAAGCTGTTGCTGACTGCATGGATGAATATGCAGTTGAGATAGGCCAATTTTGGAAATAG
- a CDS encoding hemolysin family protein, with amino-acid sequence MLELILSVSVATLISAYCSVSEAVFYSFPWSRIETLRKEGHKSGAILHRLRSNVDRPITAILTLNTVAHTAGAAFAGAAWASVYGAETLPWFTLGFTIIILVLSEILPKTIGVVYCEPLGRVLARPMEILIWIFLPVIWICSIFSRLVNRKEKGPQATEEDIRAMVSLTRRSGAIKPYEALSIANILSLDDKIVEQIMTPRTVVFSLPAEMTVAEAHAKYIAWPHSRIPVYEGDDPEDIVGVIYRRSVFEALADDHDDVKLSELMKPVRFALENITLDKLLVKFLESRMHLFVVLDEYGGMSGVVTLEDVMEEILGSEIVDETDQVVDMRELARRRRKELVVSKEDASADVSK; translated from the coding sequence ATGCTGGAATTAATACTTTCCGTCAGTGTAGCTACACTTATTTCTGCTTACTGTTCAGTCAGTGAAGCCGTTTTTTATTCCTTTCCGTGGAGCAGGATCGAAACCCTGCGTAAGGAAGGTCATAAGTCCGGAGCGATCCTGCATAGACTGCGTTCCAACGTGGATCGTCCCATCACAGCAATCCTGACCCTCAATACCGTTGCCCATACTGCCGGAGCCGCATTTGCCGGAGCAGCGTGGGCTTCTGTTTATGGTGCCGAGACCCTGCCCTGGTTCACGCTTGGTTTCACAATCATTATCCTTGTCCTTTCTGAGATTCTGCCAAAGACCATCGGTGTGGTTTATTGTGAACCCTTGGGACGTGTTTTAGCACGGCCTATGGAAATTTTAATCTGGATTTTTCTTCCGGTAATTTGGATCTGCAGCATTTTTTCTCGTCTGGTTAACAGAAAAGAGAAAGGCCCGCAGGCCACGGAAGAGGATATAAGAGCTATGGTCAGCCTGACCAGGAGATCCGGGGCGATTAAACCTTATGAAGCCCTCTCAATTGCTAACATCCTGTCGTTGGACGACAAGATTGTTGAGCAAATTATGACACCCCGGACTGTTGTGTTCTCTCTTCCTGCTGAGATGACTGTAGCCGAGGCTCATGCCAAATATATTGCATGGCCTCACAGCCGTATTCCCGTCTATGAAGGGGATGATCCCGAAGATATTGTCGGTGTTATTTACAGGCGTTCCGTTTTTGAAGCGCTTGCGGATGACCATGATGATGTGAAGCTTTCAGAGTTGATGAAGCCGGTCCGTTTTGCACTGGAAAACATCACATTGGATAAGCTTTTGGTGAAATTCCTTGAAAGCCGCATGCATCTGTTTGTGGTTCTGGATGAATACGGTGGAATGTCAGGGGTTGTAACCCTTGAAGATGTAATGGAAGAGATCCTCGGCAGCGAGATTGTGGACGAGACCGATCAGGTTGTGGACATGCGCGAACTTGCCCGCAGGAGAAGAAAAGAACTGGTCGTCAGCAAGGAAGATGCTTCCGCTGACGTTTCGAAATAA
- a CDS encoding indolepyruvate oxidoreductase subunit beta, protein MSNRLRIFMTGVGGQGTLTATNLLAQAVLDCGIDVTAGEIHGMAQRGGVVESALLIGLASPKIGHGEADVILGFEPLETLRALPYLKPGGTVLSSTEYIPPLSVCTGKAENTPLEIIKEKVDTCAGKAYYLPCQSLGLEAGAVQSGNIALLGALCATGCIPLKPEQLAETIKSAMKPKIAEINLKALELGVKAVS, encoded by the coding sequence ATGAGTAATAGGTTGCGTATATTCATGACCGGGGTCGGCGGACAGGGAACCCTGACAGCCACCAACCTCCTCGCACAGGCGGTTCTTGACTGCGGTATCGATGTCACTGCCGGTGAAATTCACGGAATGGCCCAGCGCGGCGGTGTTGTTGAATCAGCACTGCTCATCGGGCTGGCCTCTCCGAAGATAGGACACGGGGAAGCAGACGTAATCCTCGGCTTTGAGCCTCTGGAAACCCTACGCGCCCTGCCTTACCTCAAACCGGGCGGCACAGTGCTTTCCAGCACCGAATACATTCCGCCCCTTTCCGTATGCACCGGCAAAGCAGAAAACACACCTCTTGAAATTATCAAGGAAAAGGTTGATACCTGCGCCGGAAAAGCATACTACCTCCCCTGCCAGTCTCTCGGTCTCGAAGCCGGAGCAGTGCAGAGTGGGAACATTGCCCTGCTTGGAGCTCTTTGCGCTACAGGATGCATTCCGCTTAAACCGGAACAATTGGCTGAAACAATTAAATCAGCTATGAAACCGAAAATTGCGGAAATCAACCTGAAGGCTCTGGAACTCGGAGTAAAAGCTGTATCATAA
- a CDS encoding glycosyltransferase family 9 protein, translating to MTNTNHKVVFRLSALGDVVLTTGVIEYWAKKYNCTFTVITKSSSSPVLENNPHIKNVISLDKKDLGDLAWVKKTGEIAARYEGCELIDLHSTLRSRILAARWKGKVSRYNKFSLERRMFKLSRSPKLNNKLSELRVTQRYASALEEVIPATYELIPRIYLTDEERKIAQTLITEHDLGKDFITLHPYATHPDKAWPEENWITLIKKLDVADIKWTIIGRDNNVFEPQSTGCNFTSQLQLRETCALLEKSALLITGDSGPMHLSAAVGTPVIAMFGPTSKAWGFYPAGPRDVVLESDMDCRPCSLHGKSNCKKDRECLRRITPEYVFEKILDLMR from the coding sequence ATGACAAACACAAATCACAAAGTAGTATTCAGGCTCAGCGCCCTTGGGGACGTAGTGCTGACCACTGGAGTAATTGAGTATTGGGCCAAAAAGTACAACTGCACGTTCACTGTTATTACCAAAAGTTCCAGCAGCCCTGTATTAGAAAATAATCCTCATATAAAAAATGTCATCAGCCTTGATAAAAAGGACCTTGGTGATCTGGCATGGGTGAAAAAAACCGGAGAGATTGCCGCCCGGTACGAAGGTTGTGAACTCATAGACCTGCATTCAACCCTGCGTTCAAGAATTCTTGCCGCACGGTGGAAAGGAAAAGTCTCGCGCTACAACAAATTTTCACTTGAACGCCGCATGTTCAAGCTGAGCCGCTCCCCCAAGCTGAACAACAAGCTTTCTGAGCTCAGGGTTACCCAGCGTTATGCTTCTGCTCTTGAAGAAGTCATACCGGCAACTTACGAACTCATACCCCGAATATATCTGACTGACGAAGAAAGAAAGATCGCTCAGACACTCATAACTGAGCACGACTTGGGAAAGGATTTTATCACCCTGCACCCATATGCAACCCATCCCGACAAAGCGTGGCCGGAAGAAAACTGGATTACGCTCATCAAGAAACTGGATGTGGCTGACATAAAGTGGACAATCATCGGACGTGACAACAATGTGTTCGAGCCGCAATCAACCGGCTGCAACTTCACCAGCCAGTTACAGCTGCGTGAAACATGCGCCCTGCTGGAGAAATCAGCACTGTTGATCACCGGAGATTCAGGCCCCATGCATCTTTCTGCTGCGGTGGGAACCCCGGTAATCGCCATGTTCGGCCCGACTTCAAAAGCTTGGGGATTCTACCCCGCCGGACCGCGCGATGTTGTTCTGGAATCTGATATGGATTGCCGCCCCTGCTCCCTGCACGGCAAGAGCAATTGCAAAAAAGACAGGGAATGTCTCAGAAGAATCACACCGGAATATGTGTTTGAAAAGATTTTAGACTTGATGCGCTAA
- a CDS encoding 2-oxoacid:ferredoxin oxidoreductase subunit beta — translation MVDMKGTQLIHEYLRHNKKFPHVFCAGCGHGIVLGSLIRSIHGLGLKKDEVCVVAGIGCSGRLAAYVDFNTVHTTHGRALTFATGIKMAKPNMHVIVVMGDGDSMAIGGNHLIHAARRNIGVTALILNNNIYGMTGGQCSPTTPSGSFSMTTPLGQMEQSFDCVELCTAAKANYVARGSVFHAKKLDQMIMDGISNPGFGVVEILTPCHTQYGRKNKYKTPVDMYKMLKKDVIDIDRYEKLTEAEKSKKIPSGVFVQKSEPGLEEKFYEMAARCQGGA, via the coding sequence ATGGTTGATATGAAAGGTACACAGCTCATTCATGAGTACTTAAGGCATAACAAGAAGTTTCCGCACGTTTTTTGTGCAGGCTGCGGGCATGGCATTGTGCTCGGCTCTCTGATCAGGTCTATTCACGGTCTCGGCCTCAAGAAAGATGAGGTCTGCGTGGTAGCCGGTATCGGCTGTTCCGGCAGGCTGGCGGCATACGTTGATTTCAATACTGTCCATACCACCCATGGCCGTGCGTTGACTTTTGCCACCGGAATCAAGATGGCTAAACCCAATATGCACGTTATCGTTGTAATGGGTGACGGTGACTCCATGGCTATCGGCGGTAACCATTTGATCCACGCAGCGCGCAGGAATATTGGTGTTACAGCCCTGATTCTCAACAACAACATTTACGGTATGACCGGCGGGCAGTGCTCACCGACCACTCCGTCCGGCTCGTTCTCCATGACTACCCCGCTTGGGCAGATGGAACAGAGTTTTGACTGCGTAGAGCTTTGCACTGCTGCCAAGGCCAACTATGTGGCTCGCGGATCAGTTTTCCATGCCAAGAAGTTGGACCAGATGATCATGGACGGTATCAGCAACCCCGGCTTCGGTGTGGTTGAGATTCTCACTCCCTGTCATACCCAGTACGGCCGTAAGAACAAATACAAGACTCCTGTGGACATGTATAAAATGCTCAAGAAGGATGTCATTGACATTGATCGTTATGAAAAGCTGACTGAGGCGGAAAAATCCAAGAAGATTCCTTCCGGTGTATTCGTGCAGAAAAGCGAGCCCGGTCTGGAAGAAAAATTCTATGAAATGGCTGCAAGATGTCAGGGAGGTGCGTAA
- a CDS encoding tetratricopeptide repeat protein, translating to MEEQNNTQDILNQVHESTPDTLHPILDYIIKNGKMIAAGVAAIIIIAAGVSGFKYMNQQKLIKAQSEMGTILIKYNGAKQAEALSAFEKDAPASMKPAVQLALTKAWMDAGRYADAKDAWAAIAKTSPKMAPVAGLGQAKCLMLEDKAGEAVTVLQKLKESAGASYAASINRLLGEAAEKAGNFQVAVQAYQALLTSSPQEASFFEFKIKELKAKI from the coding sequence ATGGAAGAACAAAACAACACACAGGACATACTGAATCAGGTTCACGAATCCACCCCCGACACCCTGCACCCTATCCTCGACTACATTATTAAGAACGGAAAGATGATTGCAGCCGGGGTTGCGGCAATTATTATTATCGCTGCAGGTGTTTCCGGGTTCAAGTATATGAACCAGCAGAAACTGATCAAGGCCCAGAGCGAAATGGGAACTATCCTGATCAAGTACAACGGAGCAAAACAGGCCGAAGCGCTTTCTGCCTTTGAAAAAGACGCTCCTGCATCCATGAAACCTGCAGTCCAGCTTGCCCTCACCAAGGCTTGGATGGACGCCGGACGCTATGCTGATGCTAAAGATGCATGGGCTGCAATTGCCAAGACTTCTCCCAAAATGGCTCCGGTTGCAGGTCTCGGTCAAGCTAAATGCCTGATGCTTGAAGACAAAGCCGGTGAAGCAGTTACTGTTCTGCAGAAACTGAAAGAAAGCGCAGGCGCATCTTACGCAGCATCCATCAACAGACTGTTGGGTGAAGCAGCAGAGAAAGCAGGTAACTTTCAGGTTGCAGTACAGGCTTATCAGGCACTGCTGACCAGCTCTCCTCAGGAAGCTTCTTTCTTTGAGTTCAAAATTAAAGAGCTCAAGGCTAAAATTTAA
- a CDS encoding glutamate-5-semialdehyde dehydrogenase, whose product MSHSEAMKAVAVKAKEASRKIACADGTARNAAIIELAALLEKEKEFIFAENKKDLDAARERGLDQARLQRLEITPSVLEYMIQGCNEVAGQADPVGEIEKMERRPNGMMVGKMRIPLGVIMMIFESRPNVTVDAAVLCLKAGNAVILRGGSEAIHSNLALASLLQKALGKADLPAEAVQVVEVTDREAVGELLKLDEYIDVVIPRGGEGLIRAVVSQATMPVLKHYKGVCHIYVDSDCEIPEAMDIIKNSKTQKPAACNSLECLLVHEDIAKEILPSLGTLLGACGVTMKGCPRAMPLLGPKAIAADFDDWGMEYLDLILCVKVVSTQDEAQDHISRYGSNHSEVILTKNHDRAMRFIREVDASMVGVNASTRFNDGGQLGLGAEIGISTSKLHSYGPMGATELTSTKFVLLGNWDVRN is encoded by the coding sequence ATGAGCCATTCTGAAGCGATGAAAGCTGTGGCCGTAAAGGCCAAGGAAGCTTCCCGGAAAATTGCCTGTGCCGACGGCACCGCAAGGAATGCGGCCATCATTGAGCTGGCTGCTTTGCTGGAGAAGGAAAAAGAATTTATTTTTGCAGAGAATAAAAAAGATCTCGATGCAGCAAGAGAGCGTGGTCTGGATCAGGCCCGCCTGCAGCGTCTGGAAATTACTCCGTCTGTTCTGGAGTATATGATTCAGGGTTGCAACGAGGTTGCCGGACAGGCTGACCCTGTCGGCGAAATTGAAAAGATGGAACGCCGCCCCAACGGCATGATGGTTGGTAAAATGCGCATTCCTCTGGGCGTGATTATGATGATTTTCGAATCTCGTCCCAACGTTACTGTGGATGCAGCCGTGCTTTGTCTCAAGGCCGGTAATGCAGTCATTTTGCGCGGTGGTTCCGAGGCGATTCATTCCAATCTGGCACTTGCTTCCTTGTTGCAGAAGGCTCTAGGTAAAGCCGATTTGCCTGCTGAAGCGGTGCAGGTTGTTGAAGTTACTGACCGTGAGGCCGTGGGTGAACTTCTTAAGTTGGATGAATACATTGACGTAGTCATTCCCCGTGGTGGTGAAGGACTGATTCGCGCAGTTGTTTCTCAGGCAACAATGCCCGTGCTCAAGCACTACAAAGGTGTTTGTCATATCTATGTGGACAGCGATTGTGAAATTCCTGAGGCCATGGACATCATCAAGAATTCCAAGACCCAGAAGCCCGCAGCCTGCAACTCTCTTGAGTGCCTGCTTGTTCATGAAGATATTGCCAAGGAAATTCTGCCTTCCCTCGGAACTCTGCTTGGAGCATGCGGTGTGACCATGAAAGGTTGTCCGCGGGCTATGCCGCTGCTCGGACCTAAAGCTATTGCTGCTGATTTTGATGACTGGGGTATGGAGTATTTGGACCTTATCCTTTGCGTTAAAGTTGTCAGCACTCAGGATGAAGCACAGGATCATATCTCCCGCTACGGCTCCAACCATAGTGAGGTTATCCTGACCAAGAACCATGATCGTGCTATGCGTTTTATCCGCGAAGTTGATGCTTCCATGGTAGGTGTTAATGCTTCTACCCGCTTCAACGATGGCGGACAGCTTGGGCTTGGCGCTGAGATCGGTATTTCTACCTCCAAGCTTCATTCCTACGGCCCCATGGGTGCAACTGAACTTACTTCAACTAAGTTCGTACTGCTTGGTAATTGGGATGTAAGGAATTAG